The following are encoded in a window of Pseudoalteromonas tetraodonis genomic DNA:
- a CDS encoding sensor domain-containing diguanylate cyclase, whose translation MLAITATAAILFSGLYISYQVQKERVIEDTLKSNHVFASKLASATDHFLAAAMQQLEFSAKIIAKDITNTELLQAETNRLLNQTHSFNSVAINMQGVVKAASPVSLNIINKTVNSPHSKQAFKLQRPLVSRPYVSLANNLIVVLSYPLFDEMGNYYGYIGGSFYLEQQSILNALLKQHSYDGGAYFYVVADNKTLLYHPETERIGEQVINNPVIERVLQSEDGYTRVLNSQGVSMLAGYSPVKLANWGVVAQRSEAATLATLDTFQGLVLKRMLPIVLITFVLIGVLAHFIAKPLRLLADSANLSTDQQNVANLKSIKSWYFESQQLKAAMLEGVNILQSKMGQLRQDALTDPLTGAHNRRGLYLLLDKLIQEQIPFAVLEIDIDFFKRVNDTFGHDVGDEVLKTLTCVIKQVSRKDDIVARTGGEEFLLILPNENSDSAFVIAERLRNEVANTPMAKVGCINVSIGIATWPQHSDDIDQVYKCADKALYHAKETGRNKTVIASLN comes from the coding sequence TTGTTAGCTATCACTGCTACAGCCGCTATTTTGTTCAGTGGTTTATACATTAGTTACCAAGTACAAAAAGAACGGGTAATAGAAGATACTCTCAAAAGTAACCATGTATTTGCTAGTAAGCTTGCCTCGGCGACCGATCACTTTTTAGCAGCTGCGATGCAGCAACTTGAGTTTTCAGCCAAAATTATTGCTAAAGACATTACCAATACTGAGTTACTCCAAGCTGAAACCAACCGCCTTTTAAACCAAACACATAGCTTTAATTCGGTAGCAATTAACATGCAAGGTGTCGTTAAAGCGGCCTCACCTGTTTCATTAAATATTATTAATAAAACCGTTAATTCACCTCATTCTAAACAAGCCTTTAAACTACAGCGTCCATTGGTTAGTCGTCCTTATGTATCGCTTGCGAATAACTTAATTGTTGTACTTTCTTATCCTTTATTTGACGAGATGGGTAATTACTATGGCTATATTGGTGGTAGCTTTTATTTAGAACAACAGAGCATTTTAAACGCCTTATTAAAACAGCATAGTTACGATGGCGGGGCATACTTTTATGTGGTGGCTGATAATAAAACCTTACTTTATCATCCTGAGACTGAGCGGATTGGCGAACAAGTCATTAATAACCCAGTAATAGAGCGTGTTTTGCAAAGCGAAGATGGATACACCCGGGTTTTAAATAGCCAAGGCGTGTCTATGCTTGCTGGATATTCGCCCGTTAAACTTGCTAATTGGGGCGTAGTTGCCCAGCGTAGTGAAGCGGCAACACTTGCCACGTTAGATACTTTTCAAGGGCTGGTGCTTAAGCGAATGCTACCAATTGTATTAATTACTTTTGTATTGATTGGTGTGTTAGCGCATTTTATTGCTAAGCCACTTAGGCTCCTAGCTGACAGTGCAAATTTATCGACTGATCAACAAAACGTAGCGAATCTTAAAAGTATTAAATCTTGGTACTTTGAAAGTCAGCAACTTAAAGCAGCCATGTTAGAAGGAGTTAATATACTGCAGTCGAAAATGGGGCAATTACGCCAAGATGCACTCACCGATCCGCTAACTGGTGCGCATAATCGGCGAGGTTTGTATTTATTGTTAGATAAATTAATTCAAGAACAGATCCCCTTTGCGGTTCTAGAAATAGATATCGACTTTTTTAAACGGGTTAATGACACTTTTGGCCATGATGTGGGCGATGAGGTACTAAAAACTTTAACGTGTGTGATCAAGCAAGTATCTCGCAAAGATGATATTGTCGCGCGAACTGGTGGGGAGGAATTCTTACTTATATTACCGAACGAAAATAGCGATAGTGCGTTTGTTATTGCTGAGCGGTTACGTAATGAAGTGGCGAATACACCGATGGCCAAAGTTGGTTGTATAAATGTCTCCATCGGCATTGCTACATGGCCGCAGCACAGTGATGATATTGATCAAGTATACAAATGTGCTGACAAAGCGCTCTATCATGCAAAAGAAACGGGCCGTAATAAAACCGTTATTGCCAGTCTAAATTAA
- a CDS encoding glycoside hydrolase family 3 protein, producing the protein MPIKSSFADSALSLEQQLGQKLMLDLRYFCHQGSSKRCRTALTELPDTLAKAISRYDIGGVILFSENTQSIEQIISLNQQLQQAASHSKSGLPLFISIDQEGGRVARLPRDVATSFTGNMSIGATYPEHGTYFATQTANVLATELSALGINVNYAPTVDVNMNPDNPVINVRSFSENPNDVAALGAAQVSEFEKNGIISALKHFPGHGDTNVDSHTGLPKVMHSKEVIYAQDLAPFKHIIEQHSPGMIMTAHIQYPELDSSTLTNVDGKQMIKPATMSRKIMTDILRKELNYQGVVVTDALDMAGISHFFSPTQAIINTFAAGVDIALMPIEIRTPDDIKKLDALIESLVSAVKSEQLNAQEIAHSAQRITSLKSKFKLNASPDPIKALANAKHIIGNKAHRELEASLALAAITQIKNNNNTLPLKLTAGQHIHIIMPDTRKCMAIQQAIMALSSHALVYSCSSLQGFDPVDAQHNINQADIIIAGNATPNQSAVEIGGMDDLADNPDFALNNAEQPKALESLLKMANKQQIPTVFISLRAPYDIAQFGDSADAVLASYAYNIDVDKNEQVSGPAFTALAKVLLGQAPAKGSLPVTIKQSKSH; encoded by the coding sequence ATGCCAATAAAATCTTCTTTTGCCGATTCTGCGCTGTCACTTGAACAGCAACTTGGGCAAAAACTTATGCTCGATTTACGCTACTTTTGTCACCAAGGCAGCAGTAAGCGCTGCAGAACAGCATTAACCGAGTTACCAGATACACTAGCCAAAGCGATTAGCCGTTATGATATTGGCGGGGTTATTTTATTTTCTGAAAACACCCAAAGTATTGAACAAATAATTAGCCTTAATCAGCAACTGCAACAAGCTGCGTCTCACTCTAAATCAGGCTTACCGCTTTTCATTTCAATTGACCAAGAAGGTGGACGAGTAGCTCGACTGCCACGTGATGTTGCCACTTCATTTACTGGTAATATGTCAATTGGCGCCACCTACCCTGAGCATGGCACTTATTTCGCAACTCAAACCGCGAATGTTCTTGCCACGGAGCTTTCAGCATTGGGGATTAATGTAAATTACGCGCCAACCGTTGATGTAAACATGAACCCAGACAATCCTGTCATTAATGTCCGCTCTTTTAGTGAAAACCCAAATGATGTAGCAGCATTAGGTGCCGCACAAGTTAGTGAATTTGAAAAAAATGGCATTATTAGCGCACTAAAGCATTTTCCTGGGCATGGCGACACCAATGTAGATAGTCATACCGGCTTGCCTAAAGTGATGCATTCAAAAGAGGTGATTTACGCACAAGATTTAGCGCCCTTTAAACACATTATTGAGCAGCATAGTCCGGGCATGATAATGACCGCGCATATTCAATACCCTGAGCTTGATAGCAGTACGTTGACAAATGTTGATGGCAAACAAATGATCAAGCCCGCGACAATGTCGCGTAAAATCATGACCGATATTCTACGTAAAGAACTTAACTATCAAGGTGTGGTGGTAACCGATGCACTTGATATGGCAGGTATTAGTCACTTTTTTAGTCCAACTCAAGCAATTATAAACACCTTTGCCGCTGGGGTTGATATTGCGCTTATGCCAATAGAGATTAGAACGCCAGATGACATTAAAAAGCTCGATGCTCTCATTGAGTCATTAGTCAGTGCGGTTAAATCAGAGCAACTAAACGCACAGGAAATTGCGCATTCAGCACAGCGTATTACCTCGCTTAAAAGTAAATTTAAATTAAACGCTTCGCCAGATCCCATTAAAGCATTAGCCAATGCTAAGCACATTATTGGTAATAAAGCACATCGCGAATTAGAAGCGTCACTGGCATTAGCGGCGATCACCCAAATAAAAAATAACAACAACACCTTGCCACTTAAGCTTACTGCAGGCCAACACATTCATATTATTATGCCCGATACGCGTAAATGTATGGCCATACAACAAGCCATAATGGCACTGAGCTCACACGCACTAGTTTATAGCTGTAGCAGTTTACAAGGTTTTGACCCTGTTGATGCTCAGCATAATATAAACCAAGCTGATATTATTATTGCCGGAAATGCCACGCCTAATCAAAGCGCGGTGGAAATTGGCGGGATGGATGATTTAGCCGATAACCCAGACTTTGCCCTCAATAACGCAGAGCAACCTAAAGCACTTGAATCATTACTTAAAATGGCTAACAAGCAACAAATACCCACCGTGTTTATTAGTTTGCGAGCCCCTTATGATATTGCTCAGTTTGGCGACTCTGCCGATGCAGTATTAGCTTCATATGCTTATAATATTGACGTAGACAAAAACGAGCAAGTATCTGGGCCTGCGTTTACAGCACTTGCTAAAGTATTACTCGGTCAAGCCCCTGCTAAAGGCAGCTTACCGGTAACTATTAAACAATCAAAGAGCCACTAA
- a CDS encoding S9 family peptidase, whose protein sequence is MKTLLAMSLILGSSQLAVANTDTLQLQDIFNLEYANQIDITEDGKTVYFVRNRMDIKTDRKVGNIWSVDYSTGQLQPLTSGVYMDYSPVVSPDGQRLAFISNRDGSNQIYIKWLKTGAIAKVSNLTSNPSSLTWTPDSNQLVFSMFVPMAASAPVSLPGKPKGATWAEPAKYIDDVYYRADGGGYTEKGFSQLFTLDANGGNAQQLTNDNFNNGGEVSFSKDGKTLYFSANRNENNELKPTNTEVYQLNLDSLAILPLTERNGPDQQPKVSPDGKYLAYTGYDDKRTNYENTQLYIRDLITGNTHSLTTDFDRSVGQIKWSANSKGLYFSYADEGQTALAYQPRSGKRKVITEKIGSVAFGRPYSGGDFDISENGHVAFTLADTQRPADVATIKRGKAQRLTDLNSDALATKQLAEVEELWLKSSHDELPIQGWVAYPPGFDKSKKYPLVLEIHGGPVANYGPHFSAEVQLFAAKGNVVLYMNPRGSDSYGKEFAQTIHHNYPSNDYDDLMTGVDALIAKGFIDESKLFVTGGSGGGALTAWIVGHTDRFAAAVVAKPVINWISFVLTADFYPFFADYWFPGKPWDHIEHYMKRSPISYVGNVKTPTMLLTGEADYRTPISETEQFYQALKLQGVDTAMVRIPNASHGITARPSNLMTKVAYIQWWFDKHSK, encoded by the coding sequence ATGAAAACGCTTTTAGCTATGAGTCTTATACTGGGCAGCAGTCAATTAGCTGTTGCCAATACCGATACATTACAACTTCAAGATATCTTCAATCTTGAATATGCCAACCAAATAGACATAACAGAAGACGGTAAAACCGTGTATTTTGTCCGCAACCGCATGGATATTAAAACCGACCGTAAAGTAGGCAATATTTGGTCTGTTGATTACAGCACTGGGCAACTACAACCATTAACTTCTGGTGTATATATGGATTACTCGCCAGTAGTCTCTCCTGACGGACAGCGACTTGCTTTCATATCAAACCGAGATGGTAGCAACCAAATATATATTAAATGGTTAAAAACAGGGGCTATCGCTAAGGTTAGTAATTTAACTAGCAATCCAAGCTCACTAACTTGGACTCCTGATTCAAACCAGCTGGTGTTTAGTATGTTTGTTCCAATGGCGGCGTCTGCGCCTGTCAGCTTACCTGGAAAACCAAAAGGTGCCACGTGGGCAGAGCCTGCTAAATATATTGACGATGTTTATTATCGTGCCGATGGAGGGGGTTATACTGAAAAAGGGTTTAGTCAATTATTTACACTTGATGCCAATGGCGGTAATGCTCAACAACTCACCAACGATAATTTTAATAATGGTGGTGAAGTCAGCTTTAGTAAAGACGGTAAAACTTTGTATTTTTCTGCTAATCGCAATGAAAATAATGAATTGAAGCCCACTAACACTGAGGTATATCAACTCAATTTAGACTCGCTAGCCATTCTCCCTCTAACTGAGCGTAATGGGCCTGATCAACAACCTAAAGTGTCACCCGATGGCAAATACCTTGCCTATACAGGGTATGACGACAAGCGTACTAATTACGAAAACACCCAACTCTATATTCGCGATTTAATAACAGGGAATACTCACAGCCTAACCACCGATTTTGATAGAAGTGTTGGTCAAATTAAGTGGAGCGCGAACTCAAAAGGGCTTTATTTTAGCTATGCCGATGAAGGGCAAACTGCGCTGGCTTATCAACCTCGAAGTGGCAAACGCAAAGTGATTACCGAAAAAATAGGTAGCGTGGCGTTTGGGCGTCCTTATTCTGGTGGTGATTTTGATATTAGTGAAAATGGTCATGTTGCATTTACCTTGGCCGATACCCAGCGCCCTGCTGATGTAGCCACAATAAAGCGTGGTAAAGCGCAGCGCTTAACCGATTTAAATTCTGATGCACTCGCAACCAAGCAACTCGCTGAGGTTGAAGAATTATGGCTTAAATCAAGCCACGATGAGCTGCCAATACAAGGCTGGGTTGCTTACCCACCGGGTTTTGATAAATCAAAAAAATACCCACTAGTGCTTGAAATTCATGGCGGCCCTGTCGCTAATTATGGCCCCCACTTTAGTGCCGAAGTACAACTATTTGCCGCTAAAGGGAACGTGGTTTTATACATGAACCCACGTGGTAGTGATTCATACGGTAAAGAGTTTGCGCAAACCATTCATCATAATTACCCAAGCAATGACTACGATGATTTAATGACGGGTGTTGATGCGCTTATTGCAAAAGGGTTTATTGATGAATCTAAGTTATTTGTAACCGGTGGCTCTGGCGGCGGTGCATTAACAGCGTGGATTGTAGGTCATACAGATCGTTTTGCTGCAGCCGTGGTTGCCAAACCGGTGATAAATTGGATCAGCTTTGTACTCACTGCCGATTTTTATCCATTCTTTGCTGACTATTGGTTCCCAGGTAAACCATGGGATCATATTGAGCATTACATGAAACGCTCACCCATCAGTTATGTAGGTAATGTTAAAACCCCGACCATGTTACTCACGGGTGAGGCAGACTACCGTACGCCTATTTCAGAAACAGAGCAGTTTTATCAAGCCTTAAAATTGCAGGGGGTTGATACCGCGATGGTGCGTATTCCAAACGCTTCGCATGGTATTACTGCCCGTCCATCTAACTTAATGACCAAAGTGGCATATATTCAATGGTGGTTTGATAAGCATTCGAAATAA
- a CDS encoding isocitrate lyase, producing MTTYQGETDTLATLCQSQGSAWKTINPEYATRMRLQNRFRSGVDIAQFTADIMREDMAAYDKDTSQYTQSLGCWHGFTAQQMMMAIKRHQKTTKRSYVYLSGWMVAALRSEFGPLPDQSMHEKTSVPALIEEIYTFLKQADARELDHLFNELDDAKANGGDVQAVLNKIDNFETHVVPIIADIDAGFGNEEATYLLAKKMIEAGACAIQIENQVSDAKQCGHQAGKVTVPHEDFLAKINAVRYAFLELGIDNGIIVARTDSLGASLTQKVPVSKKPGDLASQYNAFLETTPVNSVDDLNEGETAMKLNGQLCKPTRLDNGLYQFREGTEKDRVVLDCVTSLQSGADLLWIETEKPHVKQIAELVNRVKEQVPDAKLVYNNSPSFNWTLKFREQVYQEWQEEGRDLSAYPSLDDNKALMAPEMDATELAAAADLLVQNFQRDGAREAGIFHHLITLPTYHTAALSTDILSEGYFGDLGMLAYVRDVQRQEIRREQASVKHQDLAGSNIGDTHKEYFSGENALKAGGEANTMNQF from the coding sequence ATGACAACATATCAAGGCGAAACAGATACACTAGCAACATTATGCCAATCACAAGGCAGTGCATGGAAAACAATTAATCCTGAATACGCAACACGTATGCGTTTACAAAATCGTTTTCGCTCTGGTGTTGATATTGCACAATTTACAGCAGACATCATGCGTGAAGACATGGCTGCATACGATAAAGACACAAGCCAGTACACACAGTCTTTAGGTTGTTGGCATGGTTTTACTGCCCAACAAATGATGATGGCAATTAAGCGCCATCAAAAAACAACTAAGCGCAGTTACGTATACCTAAGCGGTTGGATGGTTGCAGCGCTTCGCTCTGAGTTTGGTCCTCTTCCAGATCAAAGTATGCATGAAAAAACATCAGTACCGGCACTTATCGAAGAAATCTATACCTTCTTAAAGCAAGCGGATGCACGTGAACTTGACCACTTATTTAATGAACTAGACGACGCAAAAGCAAACGGCGGCGACGTTCAAGCAGTACTTAACAAAATTGATAACTTTGAAACGCACGTTGTACCAATTATTGCTGACATTGATGCCGGTTTTGGTAACGAAGAAGCAACTTACCTACTAGCTAAAAAGATGATTGAAGCGGGTGCATGTGCTATCCAAATCGAAAACCAAGTATCAGATGCTAAGCAATGTGGTCACCAAGCAGGTAAAGTGACGGTTCCACATGAAGACTTTTTAGCAAAAATTAATGCAGTGCGTTACGCGTTCCTAGAGCTAGGTATTGATAACGGTATTATCGTTGCGCGTACCGATTCACTAGGTGCAAGCCTTACGCAAAAAGTACCGGTTTCAAAAAAACCAGGTGACTTAGCAAGCCAATACAATGCATTTTTAGAAACAACCCCAGTAAACAGTGTTGATGACTTAAATGAAGGCGAAACAGCAATGAAGCTTAATGGTCAGCTTTGTAAGCCAACACGCCTAGACAATGGTTTATACCAGTTCCGCGAAGGCACTGAAAAAGACCGTGTAGTACTAGATTGTGTAACGAGCCTACAGTCAGGTGCGGATTTACTGTGGATTGAAACAGAAAAACCACATGTAAAACAAATTGCTGAACTCGTTAATCGCGTAAAAGAGCAAGTACCAGATGCTAAATTAGTATACAACAACTCACCATCGTTCAACTGGACGCTGAAGTTCCGTGAGCAAGTATACCAAGAATGGCAGGAAGAAGGTCGTGACCTGAGCGCTTACCCAAGTCTTGATGATAACAAAGCGCTTATGGCTCCAGAAATGGATGCAACAGAGCTTGCAGCAGCTGCTGACTTATTAGTACAAAACTTCCAACGCGATGGTGCACGTGAAGCGGGTATTTTCCACCACCTAATCACGTTACCAACGTACCACACAGCAGCATTAAGCACAGATATTCTATCTGAAGGTTACTTTGGTGACTTAGGTATGCTGGCTTATGTACGTGATGTACAGCGTCAAGAAATCCGTCGTGAGCAAGCGTCTGTTAAACACCAAGACCTTGCAGGCTCAAACATTGGTGATACACACAAAGAGTACTTCTCAGGTGAGAATGCACTTAAAGCCGGTGGTGAAGCTAACACCATGAACCAATTTTAA
- a CDS encoding 5-oxoprolinase subunit PxpA encodes MKLNCDLGESFGAWKMGLDDQVMPHIDMANIACGFHAGDPSVMANTLKLAKQHNVMIGAHPSYPDKQGFGRRSMNLSVAELTQCLHYQIAALDGMAKAQGLTLRYVKPHGALYNDMMKHQPLLSAVMGAVASYPADLKLMILATADAKHHHTMARHLGLTLVLEAFADRLYTDQGHLVARNIAGSVHDKAALLAQVKQLLTSNSVTTQSGKSLKLNVDSICVHGDNAQGVALIEDIKALCSASV; translated from the coding sequence ATGAAACTCAATTGTGATTTAGGTGAAAGCTTTGGCGCGTGGAAAATGGGGCTTGATGATCAAGTAATGCCGCATATTGATATGGCAAACATTGCCTGTGGTTTTCATGCGGGCGATCCTAGCGTTATGGCCAATACTCTTAAGCTCGCTAAACAGCATAATGTTATGATTGGCGCTCACCCAAGCTACCCCGATAAACAAGGATTTGGCAGACGCTCAATGAACCTGAGTGTGGCCGAGCTCACTCAGTGTTTACACTACCAAATAGCTGCTCTTGATGGCATGGCAAAGGCACAAGGGTTAACCCTTCGTTATGTCAAACCCCATGGTGCGCTTTACAACGACATGATGAAACACCAGCCACTACTTAGTGCTGTGATGGGCGCGGTTGCCAGTTACCCTGCTGATCTAAAATTAATGATACTGGCCACGGCCGATGCTAAACACCACCATACAATGGCACGTCACCTTGGACTAACGCTTGTTTTAGAAGCGTTCGCAGACAGGCTATATACAGATCAAGGGCACCTCGTAGCACGAAATATAGCAGGCAGTGTGCATGATAAAGCAGCATTATTGGCTCAGGTTAAACAGCTTTTAACTAGTAACAGTGTGACTACCCAGTCAGGAAAATCGTTAAAACTTAACGTCGATAGTATTTGTGTGCACGGTGATAACGCCCAAGGTGTTGCGCTTATTGAAGACATTAAGGCTCTTTGTAGCGCAAGCGTATAA
- a CDS encoding thermostable hemolysin: protein MQLAQQQSSSTLFQSFTQFVSARECDEHRQRLEDTVKQGFLAAYNASLTSFMPLLCQYKTQQGHCTLGLRNATSPLFIEQYLAAPIEQFLPMGTQRSKVFELGNLYSTHRKATLSHFIIVNEALRAIGATNLVFCATKHVRALLRLLGVTCNEIALANSSVVEQPKSWGSYYANQPTVCIVNLEQAHLQVLNTPMLLDIKQQNTHGITALINALETV from the coding sequence ATGCAATTAGCTCAACAACAGTCATCATCAACACTTTTTCAGTCGTTCACACAGTTTGTGAGCGCCAGAGAATGTGATGAACACCGTCAGCGCCTTGAAGATACAGTAAAACAAGGCTTTTTAGCTGCGTACAATGCCAGCCTAACTTCATTTATGCCATTACTCTGTCAGTATAAAACTCAGCAAGGGCATTGCACTTTAGGGCTTAGAAACGCTACTTCTCCTTTATTTATTGAACAATATTTAGCAGCGCCCATTGAGCAGTTTTTACCAATGGGCACACAGCGCAGTAAAGTGTTTGAGTTAGGTAATCTCTATTCAACACACAGAAAAGCCACGTTATCGCATTTTATTATTGTTAATGAAGCTTTAAGAGCTATTGGTGCTACTAATTTGGTTTTTTGTGCCACCAAACATGTACGCGCTTTATTGCGTTTATTAGGGGTAACGTGTAATGAAATTGCATTGGCTAACAGCAGTGTTGTTGAGCAACCAAAAAGCTGGGGAAGTTACTACGCGAACCAGCCTACAGTATGCATTGTTAATTTAGAGCAAGCACATCTACAAGTACTTAATACGCCAATGCTACTTGATATTAAACAACAAAATACACATGGCATTACGGCATTAATCAATGCGCTGGAGACGGTATGA
- a CDS encoding malate synthase G, with protein MSHTLTHSGLSVDKQLAEFVKKQLLPGTHLDEHQFWKSFANIVQTLTPLNKSLLAKREQLQKQIDDYHLANKNADQAQYQAFLKDIGYLVDEPENFSIETQNVEPEIALTAGPQLVVPVSNARFALNAANARWGSLYDALYGTDVLSEDDGAEKGSQYNPVRGFKVMAYARQFLDKALPLENGSHIESTNYSIVDGALAITLRDSSHTTLKNPEQLIGYQGEAQNPSVILLKNNGLHIELQIDHHHPIGQADKAGLKDVVLEAALTTIMDCEDSVAAVDAEDKAQVYKNWLGLMQGNLVETFRKGDKMVDRTLQADRQYTGLDGQKLTLKGRSMMFVRNVGHLMTNPAITDVSGNDVFEGIMDAMFTATAALHDLNTKNTIKNSTAQSINIVKPKMHGPDEVAFANTLFGMVEEALSLPKNTLKMGIMDEERRTSANLKACIHAAKERVVFINTGFLDRTGDEIHTSMQAGVVLPKAAIKAQPWISAYEDRNVDIGLACGLSHKAQIGKGMWAMPDKMAMMMEQKIAHPQSGANTAWVPSPTAATLHAMHYHDVDVFSLQQSIATRQIASLESLLTPPLMPNPETLSKEDIQSELENNAQGILGYVVRWIDQGIGCSKVPDINHIGLMEDRATLRISSQHIANWLHHGVCSKEQVQKVMAKMAKVVDGQNEHDSLYTPMATNEQTLAKSIAYQAALALVFEGVSQPSGYTEPLLHSYRLKYKAQH; from the coding sequence ATGAGCCACACTCTCACCCATTCAGGACTCAGCGTTGATAAGCAACTTGCTGAATTTGTTAAAAAACAATTATTACCTGGTACCCATCTTGATGAACACCAGTTTTGGAAAAGCTTTGCCAACATAGTGCAAACACTTACACCATTGAACAAATCACTACTGGCTAAGCGTGAACAGCTACAAAAGCAAATTGATGACTACCACCTTGCAAATAAAAATGCTGACCAAGCTCAGTATCAAGCGTTTTTAAAAGATATTGGCTACCTAGTTGATGAGCCTGAAAACTTTAGTATTGAAACTCAAAATGTAGAGCCAGAAATAGCGCTGACTGCAGGGCCACAGCTAGTGGTGCCGGTTAGTAATGCACGCTTTGCACTTAATGCAGCTAATGCACGTTGGGGGTCGTTGTACGATGCTTTATATGGAACCGATGTATTAAGCGAAGACGACGGCGCCGAAAAAGGCAGCCAATACAACCCTGTTCGTGGCTTTAAAGTAATGGCTTACGCAAGGCAGTTTTTAGACAAAGCATTACCGCTTGAAAATGGCTCGCATATTGAAAGTACTAACTATTCTATTGTTGACGGCGCCCTTGCTATTACCCTGCGCGACAGTTCGCACACCACACTTAAAAACCCTGAGCAACTGATTGGCTATCAGGGTGAAGCACAAAACCCGAGTGTTATTTTACTTAAAAACAATGGATTGCATATTGAGCTGCAAATAGACCATCACCACCCTATTGGTCAAGCTGATAAAGCAGGGTTAAAAGATGTGGTGCTAGAAGCCGCACTAACAACCATTATGGACTGTGAAGACTCGGTTGCCGCAGTGGATGCAGAAGATAAAGCACAAGTTTACAAAAACTGGCTTGGTTTAATGCAAGGCAACTTGGTTGAAACGTTTAGAAAAGGCGACAAAATGGTCGACCGCACGTTACAAGCTGACCGACAATATACAGGTCTTGATGGCCAAAAACTGACCCTCAAAGGGCGCAGTATGATGTTTGTGCGTAACGTGGGACATTTAATGACAAATCCAGCCATTACCGATGTAAGCGGCAATGATGTGTTTGAAGGCATTATGGATGCCATGTTCACCGCAACAGCTGCTTTGCACGATTTAAACACTAAAAACACGATTAAAAATTCAACCGCGCAAAGTATTAATATTGTAAAACCGAAAATGCATGGCCCTGATGAAGTCGCCTTTGCTAATACTTTATTTGGTATGGTTGAAGAGGCACTGAGCTTGCCTAAAAACACCCTTAAAATGGGTATTATGGATGAAGAACGTCGAACATCAGCCAACTTAAAAGCATGTATTCATGCAGCAAAAGAGCGTGTTGTGTTTATTAACACTGGCTTTTTAGACCGCACTGGCGATGAAATTCATACCTCAATGCAAGCGGGTGTTGTGCTGCCGAAAGCGGCTATTAAAGCACAGCCTTGGATCAGCGCTTACGAAGATCGCAACGTTGATATTGGCCTAGCCTGTGGCTTAAGCCATAAAGCGCAAATTGGTAAAGGTATGTGGGCAATGCCAGATAAAATGGCGATGATGATGGAGCAAAAAATAGCGCACCCTCAATCTGGCGCAAATACCGCTTGGGTGCCCTCCCCTACTGCCGCCACATTACACGCAATGCATTATCATGATGTTGATGTATTTAGCCTGCAGCAAAGCATTGCCACGCGTCAAATAGCAAGCCTAGAGAGCTTACTTACACCGCCGCTCATGCCAAACCCTGAAACGCTATCAAAAGAAGATATTCAAAGCGAGCTTGAAAACAACGCGCAAGGTATTTTAGGCTACGTAGTACGTTGGATTGACCAAGGAATAGGCTGCTCTAAAGTGCCTGACATTAATCATATTGGTTTAATGGAAGACAGAGCCACCTTACGTATTTCAAGCCAACATATCGCCAACTGGCTACATCATGGTGTATGTAGCAAAGAGCAAGTACAAAAAGTGATGGCAAAAATGGCTAAGGTTGTTGATGGCCAAAACGAGCATGACAGCCTTTACACGCCAATGGCAACTAATGAGCAGACATTAGCTAAAAGTATTGCGTATCAAGCTGCTTTAGCACTGGTATTTGAAGGGGTTAGCCAACCGAGCGGTTACACAGAGCCGCTACTACACAGCTACCGCTTGAAATATAAAGCACAGCACTAA